One window of the Eucalyptus grandis isolate ANBG69807.140 chromosome 6, ASM1654582v1, whole genome shotgun sequence genome contains the following:
- the LOC104448153 gene encoding LOW QUALITY PROTEIN: zinc finger CCCH domain-containing protein 18 (The sequence of the model RefSeq protein was modified relative to this genomic sequence to represent the inferred CDS: inserted 1 base in 1 codon), whose amino-acid sequence MDFQESTRIVFDRVQKLEPENVRKIIGYLLIQDQCDKEMIRLALGPDKLIQDIIHKAKTELQQLALTSSSPPISPSMNQVPSEHPMHFLPLNPVAFQHVPSAFGVPSPYWGRQVVTKHQSDYMPLGYPDSISEVPNEARFLGFDEPMEQLNLGLTEFSNECYFEDTALGNFSARPSHHHHMSMPEFPVKTCHYFNKGYCKHGNNCRYLHEQVFWTASSXSRANDEDQVFSSGSLEKLELEIIEILKSRRGNPLSIASLPMIYYEKYGKVLQAEGYLTESQRHGKAGHSLTRLLSRLGSICLIDRPHGQHAVILAEDAAKFMESRNEKGDPGLVHSKSRQIYLTFPAESSFTEEDVSNYFNTFGPVEDVRIPCQHKRMFGFVTFVNSDTVQMILAKGNPHFVCGARVLVKPYKEKSKLIDRKYHEGYESPFHHMSHYSAMDSRLHSMARGCRGSKFLQNQIMEDNDQVLEFERMRLAKLQLASKTPGNQAYIVDSMDRFKISEDRLDISSTECLHYLMDVLNNGSIVGDKSRPSETNYDYDQDSQGLHLPESPFAAHIANSISTLI is encoded by the exons ATGGATTTTCAGGAGTCTACTAGGATTGTTTTCGATAGGGTCCAGAAGCTAGAGCCGGAGAATGTGAGGAAGATCATAGGCTATCTCCTCATACAAGACCAGTGCGACAAAGAGATGATCAGGTTAGCTTTGGGCCCGGACAAGTTAATTCAGGATATCATACACAAAGCTAAAACCGAACTCCAGCAGTTGGCGCTTACATCATCATCTCCCCCCATATCACCATCCATGAACCAAGTGCCGTCGGAGCATCCGATGCATTTCTTGCCTCTAAATCCCGTGGCTTTTCAGCATGTACCATCAGCCTTCGGGGTTCCATCTCCTTACTGGGGTCGACAGGTGGTAACCAAGCATCAATCAGATTATATGCCGTTGGGGTATCCAGACTCGATCTCTGAAGTCCCAAACGAGGCACGCTTCCTGGGTTTCGACGAACCAATGGAGCAACTCAACCTAGGGCTCACAGAGTTCTCGAATGAATGCTACTTTGAAGATACTGCATTAGGCAATTTTAGCGCAAGACCaagccatcatcatcatatgaGCATGCCTGAATTCCCAGTTAAGACTTGCCACTACTTCAACAAGGGCTATTGCAAGCACGGGAACAACTGTAGGTATTTACACGAGCAAGTTTTCTGGACGGCTTCTT CTTCAAGGGCAAACGATGAGGACCAAGTTTTCTCATCAGGGTCACTCGAGAAGTTAGAGCTGGAAATTATCGAGATACTGAAATCGAGGAGAGGGAATCCTCTTTCAATTGCTTCTTTGCCTATGATATACTACGAGAAGTACGGCAAAGTTCTTCAGGCAGAAGGGTATCTTACTGAGAGCCAGAGACACGGTAAAGCTGGTCATAGTTTGACCAGACTTCTTTCCAGACTGGGCAGTATTTGCCTGATTGACAG ACCTCATGGGCAGCATGCTGTAATTTTAGCTGAAGATGCAGCCAAGTTTATGGAATCTCGGAATGAGAAAGGCGACCCTGGTCTAGTCCACAGTAAATCACGGCAGATATATCTAACATTTCCTGCGGAGAGCTCGTTTACTGAAGAAGATGTTTCCAACTACTTCaa CACTTTTGGGCCAGTTGAAGACGTGAGGATCCCCTGCCAGCACAAGCGAATGTTTGGGTTCGTAACATTTGTCAATTCAGATACCGTGCAAATGATTTTGGCAAAAGGAAATCCTCATTTTGTTTGTGGGGCTCGTGTTCTTGTAAAACCATACAAAGAAAAGTCGAAGCTCATTGACAG GAAATACCATGAAGGTTATGAGTCTCCATTTCATCACATGTCACATTACTCTGCCATGGATTCCAGGCTTCACTCAA TGGCAAGAGGATGTAGAGGCTCGAAATTCCTCCAGAACCAGATTATGGAAGACAATGACCAGGTTCTTGAATTTGAAAGGATGCGGCTGGCCAAgttgcaattagcaagtaaaacTCCAGGGAATCAGGCTTACATCGTCGACTCGATGGATAGGTTTAAAATCTCAGAAG ATCGGTTGGACATTTCATCAACAGAGTGTCTCCATTATTTGATGGATGTTCTGAATAATGGCTCCATAGTAGGCGACAAAAGTAGGCCTTCAGAAACCAATTACGATTACGATCAGGACAG TCAAGGACTTCATCTCCCGGAGAGCCCGTTCGCCGCTCATATTGCAAATAGCATCTCGACACTGATTTAG